The following are encoded together in the Onychostoma macrolepis isolate SWU-2019 chromosome 03, ASM1243209v1, whole genome shotgun sequence genome:
- the axin2 gene encoding axin-2: MNRTLTDPMVSSFREDDPRPPVPGEEGETTCLHPSKLAMMRPKDPVKTIMADLRCSTARRDDDGLGEPEGSASPDSPLARWTKSLHFLLGDQDGAQLFRAYLEREKCEDTLDFWFACNGFRQMDLKDTKTHRVAKAIYKRYIENNSVVAKQLKPATKTFIRDNIKRQQIDSAMFDQAQMEIQTAMEENAYQMFLTSDIYLEYVRTGCENPSHVNPNGLGSLKLVCGYLPTLNEEEEWSCNDFKAKALATVVGLSAKALRSPPSLRAVEALEKGYRSYRRSDPGNPYRVASGYSFAPATSANDSEVSSDALTDDSMSMTDSSVDAIPPYKLGSKKQLQREMQRNMRMNGQVSLPPFPRTRRPPKEMTPVEPAAFAAQLIARLERLKREQETMSSLEERLQQIQEEEERDESEVSGSSASHSLPLLPPGSCEEDPQAILDEHLSRVLKTPGCQSPGMLRHSPRSRSPEQRPLPRGGPGTRSQSGSVNGYMPAKTFISRQSTKHIHHHYIHHHAGTKSKEQIEAEATQRVQCLCHGASECCSAPYSRSRSLGRDQCGSPAEVAFGHASSLSKRLCKSGEEVNTEGLESSLLQLQADSIDRSQNVWQWILESDRQTKHKPHSTQNVKKSHCLDPTRTHTWGGGGSSAHLRAHQPAHPFVQDPAMPPLPPPNTLAQLEEACRRLEEVSKPSKQRHSTSSLQRDKSHPVPVQNGSSALQTDEPKELKKMSGCHSSLGSETVVTYFFCGEEIPYRRMMKTHSLTLGHFKEQLRKKGNYRYYFKKASDEFECGAVFEEVWDDCTVLPMYEGKILGKVERMD, translated from the exons ATGAATAGGACACTAACAGATCCTATGGTCAGTAGCTTCAGAGAAGATGACCCACGTCCACCGGTCCCAGGGGAAGAGGGTGAGACAACATGCCTCCATCCCAGCAAACTGGCCATGATGAGACCGAAGGATCCTGTGAAAACCATTATGGCTGATCTTCGCTGTTCCACAGCCAGGAGGGATGACGATGGACTCGGGGAACCTGAGGGCAGTGCGTCCCCGGACTCCCCTCTTGCCCGGTGGACCAAATCTTTGCATTTCCTTCTTGGGGACCAGGACGGTGCTCAACTTTTCCGGGCATATCTTGAACGTGAGAAATGCGAGGACACTTTAGATTTCTGGTTCGCCTGCAATGGTTTCAGGCAAATGGACCTCAAGGATACCAAAACACACAGAGTTGCCAAAGCCATTTACAAGCGGTATATCGAGAACAACAGTGTTGTGGCCAAGCAGCTTAAACCTGCTACTAAGACCTTCATTAGGGATAATATTAAGCGTCAGCAGATTGACTCTGCAATGTTTGATCAGGCTCAAATGGAGATCCAGACGGCTATGGAGGAGAACGCCTATCAGATGTTCTTGACCTCAGATATATACCTTGAGTATGTCAGAACCGGGTGCGAGAACCCCAGTCATGTGAATCCCAACGGACTAGGAAGTCTAAAGCTGGTGTGCGGATACTTGCCGACTCTAAATGAAGAGGAAGAATGGAGTTGTAATGACTTTAAAGCCAAAGCTTTGGCCACTGTAGTGGGACTGTCTGCCAAAGCGTTACGGTCACCTCCATCCCTTCGCGCAGTGGAAGCATTGGAGAAAGGCTACAG GTCCTATAGACGCAGCGACCCTGGAAACCCCTATCGTGTTGCGTCCGGTTATAGTTTTGCCCCTGCCACCAGTGCCAACGACAGTGAGGTCTCCAGCGATGCCCTGACGGATGACTCGATGTCCATGACGGACAGTAGTGT AGATGCCATCCCTCCTTACAAGCTGGGGAGTAAAAAACAGTTACAACGAGAGATGCAGCGCAACATGAGGATGAACGGCCAAGTGTCACTACCTCCATTCCCT AGGACACGGCGGCCACCTAAGGAGATGACTCCCGTGGAGCCAGCAGCCTTTGCGGCACAGCTGATAGCCAGACTGGAGCGTCTGAAGCGGGAACAGGAAACCATGAGCTCCCTGGAGGAGAGACTTCAACAGATTCAGGAG gagGAGGAGAGGGATGAATCCGAGGTGTCTGGAAGCAGTGCATCCCACTCTCTGCCTTTGCTCCCTCCTGGCTCTTGTGAAGAGGACCCTCAGGCCATCCTGGATGAGCACCTTTCCCGAGTTCTCAAGACCCCTGGCTGTCAGTCTCCAGGAATGCTGCGGCATTCCCCGCGCTCCCGCTCTCCTGAACAGCGCCCTCTGCCTCGGGGAGGTCCCGGCACCAGGTCGCAGTCTGGCTCTGTGAACGGATACATGCCAGCCAAGACCTTCATCTCCAGACAGTCGACCAAGCACATCCATCATCACTACATCCATCACCATGCTGGGACCAAAAGCAAGGAGCAGATCGAGGCAGAGGCGACCCAGCGGGTTCAGTGCCTGTGCCATGGAGCTTCAGAATGCTGCTCCGCCCCCTACAGCCGCAGCCGGAGTCTGGGCCGAGACCAGTGTGGCAGCCCTGCAGAAGTGGCCTTTGG GCATGCCAGCTCTTTATCTAAGCGGCTGTGTAAATCTGGAGAGGAGGTGAACACGGAAGGGTTGGAGAGCAGTCTCCTCCAGCTGCAAGCTGACAGTATAGACCGCTCTCAAAACGTATGGCAGTGGATCCTGGAGAGCGACCGACAGACCAAGCACAAGCCCCACAG CACTCAAAATGTAAAGAAGTCGCACTGTTTGGATCCCACGCGCACACACACCTGGGGAGGTGGCGGAAGCAGTGCGCATCTCCGTGCCCACCAACCCGCACATCCCTTCGTTCAGGACCCCGCCATGCCTCCTCTACCCCCTCCCAACACCCTAGCACAGCTGGAAGAGGCCTGCAGACGCCTTGAAGAAGTTTCCAAACCCTCTAAACAGAG GCATTCAACATCAAGCCTTCAGAGAGACAAGAGTCACCCAGTGCCTGTGCAGAATGGCAGTTCAGCGCTTCAAACGGATGA ACCAAAAGAGCTCAAGAAGATGTCAGGTTGCCACAGTAGTTTGGGCTCAGAGACAGTGGTCACATACTTCTTTTGCGGTGAGGAAATCCCGTACCGCCGGATGATGAAAACACACAGCCTCACACTCGGACACTTCAAGGagcaactgaggaaaaaaggcAACTACAG GTACTACTTCAAAAAGGCCAGTGATGAGTTTGAGTGCGGTGCTGTGTTTGAGGAGGTCTGGGACGACTGCACAGTTCTGCCCATGTATGAGGGCAAAATCCTCGGCAAAGTGGAGAGAATGGACTAA